The Oncorhynchus masou masou isolate Uvic2021 chromosome 2, UVic_Omas_1.1, whole genome shotgun sequence genomic sequence TCAAGCGTGTCATTTCGTGCCtggtggtactgtatgtgtattgaATCTCACCACTAGTAACTCCCACTCATGTTAGCTTAGCTGCAGTCATACCAATCTCACTGCTGGAGCTGGAAAATAACATCATTTGACATATAAAAAAAAAGAGGGTTAGACACTGAGAAAAGCAGAGGACTTATTTATTGCGTAGGACTCTGTACATTATATTTACTTCAGAATATGTTCTAAAGCTGCCCCATCACTTGGACTGGAGAATGGGATTGATAGTTCGAGAAAAGCTTTTCAGTGTTCTGAAGCGAGGAAGTTCATAAATAAGGGTGATATTCTAACCATGAGAAGTATGCTCAtcgtacatacagtacatgtatgcTTTAGTTATTATTAGTTAGAGCAGAGTACGTAGTCTGCAATCTAGAGCAGGCCGGTGTATGAAATGACAGTAGCCATAGCATTTGTGGAGAGCAATTTATTAATATGACAGTGTAATTTATTGTACACCTCCTGTGTCTGATGCTTCAAAAATTTGACGAAAGCATTTTGTAGGACAATAAAACATTCTAGTTGTATATGCTACACTCCTTTATGACCAGACTCAATTCACAGTTCAATTTGAATCTGCAGAGCAGAATAATCTTTCATATTTACTGAGTAAGGCCTCATCGCTGTAAAAGGTGTAATGTGTTCGCTTAAAGAACACCCATAAAAGTTAACTGTGCATAAAAGTCAGACTATATTTTTTGCTAGCTGCAGTAAAAGCCCATTTTATTTGCCTGTCTCAAGTGTTTGGGCCTGACAGTCAGAGCTTTTTTCCTGCTCCATCTGCACACACTGTACCATGAAGGGCATCAAAGACTTGAGCCACTTGAAGATGTCCAGGCCAATGTTTCACGTTTTTTGCAACATTATTGTCACTTTATGGTCTGAGGAACCAAAGGGCTCAATAAATAATGAAAGTTGATGTAAAGTGTgtgagagaaccaagggctctctgtGGTCAGGGTTTGACAGTCATGTTGAAGATACTGACAAGAACGTTTTCTCACCTACTCTTATCTACCACTTCCTGCAAAGCGAATTGATCATTTCACTTTCAATTTTGCAGTTACCATGTTGCCTTGATGCATTTCAGTACTGACCAAGTTTGCATGGTTTGAAAGGAGACATTGAAGATTTCATTTCATTCGGTTTCTGCTTTTACCAAAATTGTTGGTCTTTGGTCAATCATGATGAAGCCATTTTTTGACAGTGGTTACATTTTAGACGTTATCCCAATATAGGAAACCTCTGCACCTCAAGCTGTggtgcctccctccctctgattTAAATAcctcaaataaaattaaaatataaCAATCGCAAAGAAGCATAAATGATTGACAGAATTATTACACACAGATCTGAATAGCAGGGTCTGCTCTCTCACGCTTATCTGGTctctgccaaattctctgaaagGCAAACGCATACAGAAAGGGGTCCACACAACTGTTAACAAATGTAAGGCACTTTGCAAAGTCCCGTGTCAACTCCACAAAGGTTGTCAACTTAGCAGATGTaacagggtgtgaatacttcagTAAGGTGGCTGAGATGTCCACAATGTTAACAACATGACCAGGAACCCAGAGAATGATGAAGGTCACAGTAATTCCAGTGACCAATCTGGTCATCCTTTGGGTGCTGAAGAGGGCTGTCTGGTTCACTTGCTTGTGaagtaataaataaaaaattaccaGAATGGAACCCAGaacaaaacccacaaatgtcTCAAAAAAAAGAACAGCCACTCTTTCCCAGTCCGATTCAGTGTGTCTTTGACATCTTAGACCAGAACCAGTAACCACTGTATTCCTTGTTGCAACAGCAGGCCCAGTTAGGATGCATGCAAGTCCCCATAGTGCAGGTAGCAATAccttctcacctctccttccCAGCCTGGCCCACTGATGGGGGTAGAGAACCGACACGTAGCGCTGCACACTCATCACAGTTACAGTCATGATATTGATGAATAGGCTGCAATAGACCATGAAGGAGAAGAACTTACAAAGCCCACGGCCAAGATTCCAACCACACAGGAGGGAATAGATCCACACAGGGAGGGAGGCCAGACACAGGATGTCAGAACAAGCCAGATTCAGCATCAGTTTCAGGGTGACATTATCTATTTTTACCTGGCGCAGAATGACCATCACGACAGCTATATTTGCAGGGAGGCCCACTAGGCAGCACAATCCCAGCAGTGTACTGGAGACAACGTTGCCAGGATTTCCTGAGGTGATGTTGGAGATGGAGATGTTGAGCTGATCCACAGTCATGACTTGAGAGAGATTGTTGAGATGATCAGAGTGGTGTGAAGTCAGGAAACTCACTGTACTTCACACTTGCCCTGTGCATGGTCTATTATTAAATACGTGCAGTGCCTTCAGGGCTGCCATCTGGGGGAGGGTAGGGggtgatgctggtaaagttgtctcgcgcacctacagtgcGTGTCATAAAAAAagctatattttatttttttggacacgcaaagacccaaacggcgaaAGAAAttctggttgagaatgaaacgactgaacaaatgaacaaccaAACAGCAccgcaagtaagtgaaagaaataggtttcgATTATGTTTTATTGTAGTagtcactgtagtgtttttgcggacattactgtagtatttactgtagtgttttcacatacatgactgtagtatactatagtgtgTTTGCAAACATGACTAtagtacagtggcttgcgaaagtattcacccccttggcatttttcctattttgttgccttacaacctggaaataaaatagattttggggggggttgtatcatttgatttacacaacatgcctaccgctttgaagatgcaaaatattttttattgtgaatcaAACaacaaataacacacaaaaaaacagaaaacttgagcgtgcataactattcacccccccaaagtcaatactttgtagagccaccttttgcagcaattacagctgtaagtctcttggagtatgtctctataaacttggcacatctagccactagaatttttgcccattcttcaaggcaaaactgcttcagctctttcaagttggatgggttccactggtgtacagcaatctttaagtcataccacagattctcaattggattgaggtctgggctttgactaggccattccaagacatgtaaatgtttccccttaactcttgaaactccccatcccggatccgggattgtgactaagcctcaggctcattagcataacgcaacgttaacgatttctgaaaatcgcaaataaaattaaaataatgcgtttgctctcaagcttagccttttcttaacctcttacacttatggtggcgctatttcatttttggaagaaaaacgttcccgttttaaacaagatattttgtcacaaaaagatgctcgactatgcatataattgctactgttcgaaagaaaacactctgacgtgtccagaaatacaaatatcttctctgtgtgtgccctttaacgtgagcttcaggcaaaaccaagatgacttggcatccaggaaatgacaaggatttttgaggctctgtctttcatgatctccttatatggctgtgaacgcaagaggaatgagtctgccctttctgtcgtttccccaaggtgtctgcagcattgtgacgtatttgtaggcagatcgttggaagattgaccataagagaccacatttaccacgtgtccgcccggtgtcctgcgccgaaattggtgcgcaaagtcacctgccagtatttttccatggggcacagagagaaagcaagcttccacgaactgcatgtcaatgaagagatatgtgaaaaaacaccttgaggattgattccaaacaacgtttgccatgtttcgtcgatattatgtagttaatccggaaaaagtttcacgttgtaggtgactgcattttcggttcgtttcggtagccaggcgcaatgtagaaaacggaacgatttctcctacacacagacgctttcaggaaacactgcgcatttggtatgtggctgggagtctcctcattgaaaacatcagaagctcttcaaaggtaaatgattttatttatttggttatctggcttttgtgaaaatgttgcgtgctacatgctacacaaaatgctatgctagctttgcatactcttacacaaattagtcaatttctatggttcaaaagcatattttgaaaatctgagatgacagtgttgttaagaaaaggctaagcttgagagcaaacgcattattttaattttatttgcgattttcagaaatcgttaacgttgcgttatgctaatgagcctgaggcttagtcacaatcccggatccgggatggggagtttcaagagacactgtcatctcagattttcacaatatgcttttgaaccatagaaattgactaatttgtgtaagagtatgcaaagctagcatagcattttgtgtagcatgtagcacgcaacattttcacaaaagccagataaccaaataaataaaatcatttacctttgaagagcttctgatgttttcaatgaggagactcccagccacataccagatgcgcagtgtttcctgaaagcgtctgtgtgtaggagaaatcgttccgttttctacattgcgcctggctaccgaaacgaaccgaaatgcagtcacctacaacgtgaaacttttccggattaactacataatatcgaccgaaacatggcaaacgttgtttggaatcaatcctcaaggtgttttttcacatatctcttcattgacatgcagttcgtggaagcttgcttctctctctgtgccccatggaaaaatactggcaggtgacttttgcgcaccaatttcggcgcaggacaccgggcggacacgtggtaaatgtggtctcttatggtcaatcttccaacgatctgcctacaaatacgtcacaatgctgcagacaccttggggaaacgacagaaagggcagactcattcctcttgcgttcacagccatataaggagatcatgaaagacagagcctcaaaaatccttgtcatttcctggatgccaagtcatcttggttttgcctgaagctcacgttaaagggcacgcacagagaagatatttgtatttctggacacgtcagagtgttttcttttgaacagtagcaattatatgcatagtcgagcatctttttgtgacaaaatatcttgtttaaaacgggaacgtttttcttccaaaaatgaaatagcgccaccataagtgtaagaggttaaaccaCTCGATTGTTGCTTTAGCAACATGCTTtgcgtcattgtcctgctggaaggtgaacctccgtcccagtctcaaatctttggaagactgaaacaggtttccctcaagaatttccatgtattgaacccccctttgttcagggacacaataTTCCATTTctattagtcacatgtctgtggaacttgttcagtttatgtctcagttgttgaatcttgttatggtcatacaaatatttacacgttaagtttgatGAAAATAAACATAGTTGACAGTAAGATGACGTttctttttttactgagtttatGTAAACCCTTTGGAATtgtaacggatttcctcctcttcgtctgaggaggagtaagaatcggaccaaagcgcagcgtggtaagtgttcatgatgatttttaattcaaactcagaacactaaacagaaaataacaacgtgaatttacaaaaccgaaacagtaccgtgtggccaaaacactcacacggaaacaaacacccacaaaccaaaagtgaaacccaggctacctaagtatgattctcagtcAAAGACAAccaacgacacctgcctctgattgagaaccatactaggccgaacacaaaaaccaacatagaaaaacaaacatagactgtccaccccaactcacgccccgaccatactaaaacaaagaataaaataacagaactatggtcagaacgtgacagtaacccccaaaggtgcggactccggccacaaaacctgaacctataggggagggtctgggtgggcgtctgtccgcggtagTGGcactggcgcgggacgtggaccccacttcaccatagtttttgTCCGCCTCCTCAACCGCCCCCATGGCCTCTTATGAGCGgcgaccctcaccgccgacctcggactggggaccctcgccatgggtcccgaatggacgggagatgccggcagcgccggacaagcgggaggctccggcagtgcaggacaggcgggagactccggcagcgccggacaggcaggagactccggcagcgccggacaggcaggagactccggcagctccggagtgaaggacGACTCTGGTGGCTcttggctgactgacggatctggcggctcctggctggctgacggctttggcggctcaggacagactggcggctcaggacagactggaggctcTGATGGCTCCGGACAGACtagcggctctggcggctcaggacagacttgcggctctggcggctcaggacagacgggcgactctgacAGCGCTTGGCAGGAGGAAGACTCtgacagcactggacaggcgggagcacctgtaggaagaagacggagagacagcctggtgcggggggctgctaccggagggctggtgcgtgcaGGTGGCACCGGATAAaccggaccatgcaggcgcactggagctcttgagcaccgagcctgcccatcCTTACCTGGAATGCCATgcaacctaagtatgattctcaatcagagacaactaacgacacctgcctctgattgagaaccatactaggccgaatacaaaaaccaacatagataaaccaacatagactgcccaccccaactcacgccctgaccacactaaaacaaagaataaaataacagaactatggtcaggacgtgacaggaattacctggatttctgcataaattggtcagaaaatttgatctgatcttcatcacAACAAGTCAcaaaaacagacaaacacagtctgcttaaactaataacacacaaccaattatacgttttcatgtctttattaaacacaccgtgtaaacattcacagcgcaaggtggaaaaagtatgtgaatcctTGGGTTTAATAACTGgctgaccctcctttggcagcaatagcctcaaccaaacattttctgtagttgtggatcagacctgcacaatagtcaggagggattttggaccattcctctaaaCAATACTGTTCCAGTTCAGAAATATTCTTGGGAtttctggtgtgaaccgctctcttgaggttATGCCATagaatctcaattgggttgaggtcaggtctctgactGGGCCTCTCCGTTGTTGATTtgcttctgtgttttgggtcgttgtcctgttgcatcacccaaatTCTGTTGAGCTTCATTTGGAGAACAGATAGCTTTACATCATCCTGCAAAATGTATTGATAAtgttgggaattcatttttccgtcgatgatagcaagctgtccagcaaagcagccccaaaccatgacgctccctccaccatactttacagttgggatgaggttttggtgttggtgtgctgtgcctttttttctccccacatagtgttgtgtgttccttccaaactttcttcagatgtgcagcaatggATTTTTTCgacagcagtgacttcttccatggtgtcctccgaTGAACACaatttttgtttagtgttttatgtatcgtagactcgtcaacagagatgttagcatgttccagagatttctgtaagtctttagctgacactctagaattcttcttaacctcattgagcattctgcgctgtgctcttgcagtcatctttgcaggatggccactcctagggagagtagcaacagacaATCTGTCTTACTACAGACTGATGACCATTTATTTGTTGTATTTtttaacccttatttaactaggcaagtcagttaagaacaaattcagattttgaccttgtcagctcggggattcaatcttgcaacctttcgcttacaagtccaacgctctaaccactaggctacctgccactccttTCCAGAcaaacatcaaggcttttagagatacttttgtaaccctttccagctttatgcaagtcaacaattcgtaatcttaggtcttctgagatctcttttatTCGAGGCATGTTTCCCATCAGACAATGCTTTTTGTGAATAGcgaactcaaattttgtgagttttTTTTTATACGGGAGGGCAGCTCTGACCCAACATCTCTAATCTCGTCTCATTGTttagactccaggttagctgactccggCCTCCCATTCgattttggagaagtcattagcctaggggttcacatactttctccaaccaacactgtgaatgtttaagtGATCTATTCAACATGTATTCAATAAAAACATACAATcctttgtgtgttattagtttaagcacactgtttgtctattgttgtgacttagatggaAAGGGGACTATCTTGGTAGGAGATGAATGAGGTGAATAATTAGTTCAACAGATGAGCCCTAACACTTTTTGATTATGAATGTGTGGCATCGTGGTTTATATATCAGCAAGGCTCTCTGAGATGTGCTCTGCAAAGCAGGCTGATGGGATGTAAGTCATCCTTATAGACTAATGATATTATAGGCAAACCTAGCCAGTCATGTAGAATACACAGCCCTGAACGACAGGAGTATTTCTGCGTACTGTGGCGTATGGTCGATAAAAATTCATACATTCGTAAAATGTAAGGCCAAGGGAATTGGCCAAAGAAGGGGGGGGAGGTCCTTACACCATGGCAACCCTGCCTCCCGACAAGCTATGGGTATTGATCATGTTCCGGCCTCTGTTAGAAAAGGGGACCGTCTTAAGCAGTTAAACCAAAGGGATTTACAAACTACATACCACTAACTACCCTGgattaaatgaagatatggatttcttACCCTTCCTGTAGAGTCGTGATGGATCcatttgctgtcatctagtggacgTTTTGCTCAATTGCCCTCAGCTATTTTCAGACTGTTGTTGTTC encodes the following:
- the LOC135554154 gene encoding type-2 angiotensin II receptor-like; amino-acid sequence: MTVDQLNISISNITSGNPGNVVSSTLLGLCCLVGLPANIAVVMVILRQVKIDNVTLKLMLNLACSDILCLASLPVWIYSLLCGWNLGRGLCKFFSFMVYCSLFINIMTVTVMSVQRYVSVLYPHQWARLGRRGEKVLLPALWGLACILTGPAVATRNTVVTGSGLRCQRHTESDWERVAVLFFETFVGFVLGSILVIFYLLLHKQVNQTALFSTQRMTRLVTGITVTFIILWVPGHVVNIVDISATLLKYSHPVTSAKLTTFVELTRDFAKCLTFVNSCVDPFLYAFAFQRIWQRPDKRERADPAIQICV